The following are encoded together in the Bos mutus isolate GX-2022 chromosome 3, NWIPB_WYAK_1.1, whole genome shotgun sequence genome:
- the DCAF8 gene encoding DDB1- and CUL4-associated factor 8 produces the protein MSSKGSSTDGRTDLANGSLSSSPEEMSGAEEGRETSSGIEVEASDLSLSLTGDDGGPNRTSTESRGTDTESSGEDKDSDSMEDTGHYSVNDESQVHDRSEEEEEEEHPRRRVQRKRANRDQDSSDDERALEDWVSSETSALPRPRWQALPALRERELGSSARFVYEACGARVFVQRFRLQHGLEGHTGCVNTLHFNQRGTWLASGSDDLKVVVWDWVRRQPVLDFESGHKSNVFQAKFLPNSGDSTLAMCARDGQVRVAELSATQCCKNTKRVAQHKGASHKLALEPDSPCTFLSAGEDAVVFTIDLRQDRPASKLVVTKEKEKKVGLYTIYVNPANTHQFAVGGRDQFVRIYDQRKIDENENNGVLKKFCPHHLVNSESKANITCLVYSHDGTELLASYNDEDIYLFNSSHSDGAQYIKRYKGHRNNATVKGVNFYGPKSEFVVSGSDCGHIFLWEKSSCQIIQFMEGDKGGVVNCLEPHPHLPVLATSGLDHDVKIWAPTAETSTELTGLKDVIKKNKRERDEDSLHHTDLFDSHMLWFLMHHLRQRRHHRRWREPGVGATDADSDESPSSSDTSDEEEGPDRVQCMPS, from the exons ATGTCCAGCAAAGGGAGCAGCACAGATGGCAGAACAGACTTAGCTAATG GAAGCCTGTCTAGCAGTCCAGAGGAGATGTCTGGTgctgaggaggggagggagacatCCTCAGGCATTGAAGTGGAGGCTTCAGACCTGAGCTTGAGCTTGACCGGGGACGATGGTGGCCCCAACCGCACCAGCACAGAGAGTCGAGGCACAGATACAGAGAGCTCAGGTGAAGACAAGGACTCTGACAGCATGGAGGACACCGGCCATTACTCGGTCAATGACGAGAGCCAAGTCCATGACCgctcggaggaggaggaggaggaggagcatcCTCGTCGTCGTGTGCAGCGCAAGCGGGCCAATCGTGACCAGGACTCATCAGACGATGAGCGGGCCCTGGAAGACTGGGTGTCCTCAGAGACATCAGCCCTGCCCCGACCTCGCTGGCAAGCCCTTCCTGCCCTTCGGGAGCGGGAGCTGGGCTCAAGTGCCCGCTTTGTGTATGAGGCTTGTGGGGCAAGAGTCTTTGTGCAGCGTTTCCGCCTGCAGCATGGGCTTGAAGGCCATACTGGCTGTGTCAATACTCTGCACTTTAACCAACGCGGCACCTGGCTGGCCAGTGGCAGCGATGACCTGAAAGTGGTGGTTTGGGACTGGGTGCGGCGGCAGCCAGTATTGGACTTTGAGAGCGGCCACAAGAGCAATGTCTTCCAG GCCAAGTTCCTTCCTAACAGTGGTGATTCCACCCTGGCCATGTGTGCCCGTGATGGACAGGTTCGGGTAGCAGAGCTGTCTGCTACACAGTGCTGCAAGAACACAAAGCGTGTGGCCCAGCACAAGGGAGCATCCCACAAG ctAGCCCTGGAACCAGATTCTCCCTGTACGTTCCTGTCTGCCGGTGAAGATGCAGTTGTCTTCACCATTGACCTCAGACAAGACCGACCAGCTTC GAAACTGGTGGtgacaaaagaaaaggagaagaaggtggggCTGTATACAATCTATGTGAATCCTGCCAACACCCACCAGTTTGCAGTGGGTGGACGAGACCAGTTTGTAAG GATTTATGACCAGAGGAAGATTGATGAGAATGAAAACAATGGAGTACTCAAGAAATTCTGCCCTCATCACCTG GTGAACAGTGAGTCCAAAGCAAACATCACCTGTCTTGTGTACAGCCACGACGGCACAG AGCTCCTGGCCAGTTACAATGATGAAGACATTTACCTCTTCAACTCCTCTCACAGTGATGGGGCCCAGTATATTAAGAGATATAAGGGCCACAGAAATAATGCCACAG TAAAAGGCGTCAATTTCTATGGCCCCAAGAGTGAGTTTGTGGTGAGCGGTAGTGACTGTGGGCACATCTTCCTCTGGGAGAAATCATCCTGCCAGATCATTCAGTTCATGGAGGGGGACAAGGGAGGCGTG GTAAACTGTCTTGAGCCCCACCCTCACCTGCCTGTGCTGGCAACCAGTGGCCTAGACCATGATGTCAAAATCTGGGCGCCCACAGCTGAAACTTCCACTGAACTTACAGGGTTAAAGGAT GTGATTAAGAAGAACAAGCGGGAACGGGATGAAGATAGCTTGCACCACACTGACCTGTTTGATAGCCACATGCTCTGGTTCCTCATGCACCACCTGAGACAGAGGCGCCATCACCGG CGCTGGCGAGAACCTGGGGTTGGGGCCACAGACGCCGACTCTGATGAGTCTCCCAGCTCCTCAGACACATCGGACGAGGAGGAGGGTCCTGACCGGGTGCAGTGCATGCCATCCTGA